A region from the bacterium genome encodes:
- a CDS encoding fatty acid desaturase family protein: MKISDVATPEDLERFTARSSWKAAGAIAFNWLFIAAIFTGVALWPSALTVLIGIALLGGRQLAFAALMHDCGHSILFSGPRANAIIGQWLCAYPILSDLPRYAQGHQRHHAFAGTDKDPDLPNYQSYPISRTSFLRKVARDLTGQTGWKALRATWRRGRGGILRAPWNGNALLGHVLVHSAMFGVLYALGHGLLYLMWPVAYLTSYMLIARLRQVAEHGGVPDLFDLDPRQNTRTTYVRAWERLFVAPFHLNYHLEHHFHAGVPCYHLEEFHQFLKAKGAYDAMEFPRGYDALLSKVVVA; the protein is encoded by the coding sequence ATGAAGATCAGCGACGTAGCTACCCCCGAGGATCTGGAGCGATTCACCGCGCGGAGCAGCTGGAAGGCGGCCGGTGCAATTGCCTTCAACTGGCTTTTCATCGCGGCGATCTTCACCGGCGTTGCGCTCTGGCCCTCTGCACTCACGGTTCTGATCGGCATCGCCCTGCTCGGCGGGCGCCAGCTCGCATTTGCCGCGTTGATGCACGACTGTGGGCATTCGATCTTGTTCTCGGGCCCCCGGGCCAATGCGATCATCGGCCAGTGGCTCTGTGCCTATCCGATCCTTTCGGATCTACCGCGTTACGCCCAGGGGCACCAGCGACATCACGCGTTTGCGGGTACAGACAAGGATCCGGATCTGCCCAACTATCAAAGTTATCCGATCTCGCGAACAAGCTTCCTGCGCAAGGTCGCGAGAGACCTGACCGGCCAGACGGGTTGGAAGGCGCTGCGTGCAACCTGGCGTCGCGGCCGAGGAGGGATCCTGCGTGCGCCATGGAATGGCAACGCGCTATTGGGTCATGTGCTGGTCCACTCGGCGATGTTTGGCGTGCTCTACGCTCTGGGCCACGGATTGCTCTATCTGATGTGGCCGGTCGCGTATCTGACCTCCTATATGTTGATCGCCCGCTTGCGCCAGGTCGCCGAGCACGGCGGGGTCCCGGATCTATTCGATCTGGACCCGCGCCAGAACACTCGCACGACCTACGTGCGCGCCTGGGAGCGCTTGTTCGTCGCTCCCTTTCATTTGAACTACCACCTGGAGCATCACTTTCACGCGGGTGTTCCGTGTTATCACCTGGAGGAGTTTCATCAGTTCTTGAAGGCCAAGGGGGCCTACGACGCGATGGAGTTTCCTCGCGGTTACGACGCGCTCCTGTCAAAGGTGGTGGTTGCGTAG